The window GTCGAACTTCTCGCCGAGGTTGAGCGAGGTCGCGTCACCCTGGAGAACTTTCACGGTGTTATCCCTTACCAAGTCAGTGAGGGTCTTCTGGCCAGAGGGGGCGAAGGTTGCAGTGAGATACTCAACGCTTCTTATTGTGTATTTGTGCATTCCCCAGAATGAAGCGCCTGAGTTGCGATTAAATGGTGTCACATCACTCCAGTTCCAATTCATTGTGATACCCCTTGATGTGAACGTGTGAACAACTTTTATTAACCCCCAAAATCCTGAGTGCCATCCAGTAGTAACTGAGTTGTAATCTGCAAAGTGTACAAGGGTTGCAGTCAAATACGTCGCCACCGCCTCGGCGTACTCGAAGGCCTTCTCATCGCTCCAGCCCTCCCTGAGCTTCTCCTCCTCAACTCTCTTCCCGACCTCGCGGATGAGCTTTACAATCTTAATCAGCGTGAGGAGCTGGCGCGGGTTGAAGAGGTTGTTCCAGCTCATGAATACTTTGTAAATATCTCCAAGAGTTGCCCCCCCGTAGGGCTGCATTTTTTCTGTCGGCACGTCCGGGTCCTTCCTCTCGAGCAGTTCCTTAACCTTCTCCTTCGCCTTCCACAGCCTCTCGTTGTCCTCTTTTCCAGCGGGCTCGAAAATTAAGTCCCTGTCTTTAACCTTGACCTTCACGAGGAGCCTCTGACGAGCGAAGCTTTCATCTCCCTCGTGGTACTTCTTGAGCGCGAACTTCACATAAAACTCATTGGTACCTTTAACTCTCTCCGTGTAGTGTCTTCCGCTCTTGTCAGCGTACTTTATTGCGTTGCCACAGAGCAAGCACCTCAACTGTTTTTGCTGATTGCTAATGTTCGCCTCAGGAACCTTGAAAATCACCTTCTCTCCCTCGACCTTAAAGTCGCCCTCCTTGAGCTTCCCGCTCTTTACCGCTTCCCTGGCCTTCCTCACATAAACCTCGCCCTCGAAGGTTATCTCCCCCGCCTTGGTGTCCACCTTTGCCTTTGACACATCGCCGAGGATTTCGTTGAGGTCGATGACCCTTATCCTGACCTCATCGCCGTCCCGCTCGGGCTTCATGTATGCCAGTCTCTTGTAACCCTTGCCGTCCTTAACCCTCGCCAGCCAGTAATTGCCGATGGCCGGAGTCCACCTGTCACAGTGGGGGCACTTCACCTCCCAGGTGCCGATGTAAACGGCAACGTCATCGTCGTAAAGCTCCCTGATTTCGGGGTTGTTCTTCAGCTGCTCGGTTATCCAGTTGCCCCATCTCTCGACGTCCTTCACGAGGGGCTTTCCGAACTTCTTCGGGTAATCAAGGACGGCTTTTAGGAAGACGTAAGTTGTGGGGAGAAGCTCGACGGCGGTAACGTCCAATCCGAGGCGGAGCCCTTCGAGCGGTATTGAGCCAAAACCGGCGAAGGGGTCGAGGAGCTTCTTGCCCCTGAAGTACTTCTCCCATTCGGCCGGAATCTTAGGGTTGGCGCGGTGGGGAGTCTTTTCATTTAGGTCGATGAGCGTTTTAAAGCGGTTCTCGTCAATGTCCTCCGGTAAAAGTGCTCCAGCAATTACGGCCCTCGCTCCAACGAGGGGCTTTCTCGTCCAGTAGAAGACCATCTCCCAGTACGGCGGCCTTGCCGGGCCCTTCTCTTTGAGGCTCTTCTCATTGACCTCCCAGATTGGAAACCGGGGGCTTTCGATAAATCTCCTCTCCATGTTATTCACACCCGGGTAACTTAACACCGCCCGCAATAAATACCTTTTGATGATGGGCGATACATCGTGTAACGCCCCGGGTGTTGCCCCCCACGGAATCCTTATTATGGGATTCATCCCAAAATGAACGGGTACGGTGACTTTCACAAGAACCTCTCGCCTGTTCCCCGTCACGACCCCGGAATGGGGTATGAGGGGCGGTGGAGCGGGCGGTTTCTGATGTCTTTTAATGTCTTTACTCAATTTCCATTAAAGTTGAGAGGCCATCAGTACAGTAAATCCCGGTGAGGATTAGGCTGAGGTGTATTGAGGAAAGTGGAATCTGAAACATACTTATGGCCTTATGACGCAGTAACTTTCAAAAAATTTAAATCAGAGATTGAGCGATTGTCTTAATGTGCCGTTGTTGCGGGTGGAGGAAATGTCCCGGGAGTTTCACGACGAGAATGATCTCAAAACCATCGAATACCTCATCTTGCTTATCCTGGGGAAGGCTGGTGGCGAGATTAGCGTTCTCCACCTGCAGAAGATATTCTTCTTCCTCTGGAAGTTCCACCCTGAGGTAAGACGGCTTGTGGAGTTCGTGCCTCATCTGAAAGGGCCGTTTTCTGATGACTTGGATGATGCGATAAAAAATCCCCTTTACGTTGTGGACTGCTGGGAATACCGTCCCCCGAGAAACAAATCAAAGGCTGAGAAGGCCAAAGGTGGATACCTCGTAATTACAGACAAGGGTGAAAGGGTTTACAGAAAGCTTATTGAAGGGTTGAAAAGAAAGGCTCAGGAAGACAAAGACGCCCTTGCCCTTCTCTCCGCCGTGGAACTTATCGTTCCGCTTTACACTAAGCTTTCGTGGGACGAACTTCTTTTCCTGCTTTACACTGACGAGACCAACAAGGAGTATTCGATTAAATCTGAATTATCTCGCGATGTCTTGAAAAATGCCGAGAGTATCGTTAATCGTCTTGTCAGGAAGGGCATAATAACCGAAGATATGAAGGCGGCCCTCCTCCAAAGAGCAAAGAGTGCAAGGTGGATAATATGAGTCGAAGGGAGTCTGTGGTGGGGGACAGCTCGTTTTATATTGCGTTTTTAGCTGAGAATGAAATCAATGACGGAATGTTCTTAGCAAATCTCCTGAGAAAATATAACTTCCTCATGGGCCGGGTGGTTTATGATGAGATCTCGCGGAAAAACCAGGCGGAGATTGAAAGAATCGGATTGAGTGAGTTAGTGGAATTCGCAGACGAGTACGATTATGCTGCGTTGCTCAGTATAATAGGGGATAAGGTTTTTGAGAAAGGAGAATATGAGAGTGTGGCAATTGCTTATACCAAGTACATTGAGGGAAGTCTCCACTCTCTTATCATGGACGACCGAAAGGCCCGGAAGTGGGTCGAGCAGAATTTTTCAGAGCTGAAGAAGTTCCTCCGGTACAGTCTCAGGTTTTTGGTGAATGCATACAAGGTGGATAAGAGGCTCACAAAGGATGAAGTCCTTCACGTTCTTTTCAGTGTCATTGATTCGATTGAAAGGGGAGGTCGGCCGTTTAATCTGAGTAAAACTGGGATAACCCTTGTGGAACAGCTCATTGAAGAGGTGGAGCGAAGTGGCGAGAATTGAATTGCATACTGGGGTTGAGGAAAGCATTTCGGCCGAGGACGTCCCGGGATTCGTTATCAAGAAGGTTGACCTCGGGGGAATTCGCCTTGAGACTCCGGTGAGGACTCTTTATCTGAGCAAGGATGTGCCTGTCCGCGCCCGTCGGAGAATTCTCGACTTGAAGGAGAGGAAAGAGACGCTCTTCGAAGTCAATCGAACGATTTATATGGACAGAAGTTACAATTCGATACTTCATGCCGTTAGGGAAAGTGATGATGACGGCATTAGGGATACTTTTAAGCTGAGCGAGGAACTGGCTAATTATAACATTGCTCTGCCGCTTTCATTTTCCAAGTTCCCTCAGAAGGTCTTTGGGATGGAATACTTTGAAAGATTTTTGGATTATCTTCACGAATACTCTGCGGTACTGTTCGTTCCACATGTGAGATTTGCTCGTGAAACTGGTGCAACCGCTGTTAATTATGGTGCGCGGTCTTTTGTAAGGTATGTTGATCATGTCGTTGAAACCTTGAACGAGTGGAATACCAAACCAATCTTTGTGCCGCTTGATGTGGATTATCCAGCGGAAACCACAAAGAGCATTATCGCTCATTATGCAGAGAAGGGATATACCAACATTTGGGTGGATTTCAAAGGCCACACATTTACCAAAAGCCGCTCAGGAAGAATGAGGTCCCTTAAGAGGCTTATTGATGATTTCTTCGGGGAGGAAAGCAAAAACGTCATTATTTACCTCTCAAATATCAAGAAGATACAGAGGGAACATCCAAGGGAAGTTAAGCTTAGGCCATCGGATATCTTCGGCACTTTTGTATATGGTGATATTGTTGGTATTCCGTGGAAGGGAATCGTTTGGCCGTCTAAGGGTTCGGACCCTGAAAACGATGATTATTGGATCAAAAAAGGTTTTTCAACCCAGGAAGAGTATGAAAAAGCGGTATTTAAGAGAGATACCAGCCTCTTTGATAATGATTCATATTATTATTGGCATCCAGACAAGATACGCTTCAGGGATACGAACCTTGACAGGCTTCGGGAAGAGATTCTTTCAATGAAGATGAGACAAAAGTCAGTGGCCGAAAGGATTAGCCATTCGATAAGCAATGTTATCGCACTTCGTGAGCTCAGTGAACTCAAGCGTAAAGTCTTGTCTGAGGGAACAATCCGGGACCACCTGGAGAGCAGAGAATACTTTGCCACAGCTGGCAAAAAAATGCTGGAGAGTATAAGCATCAGACCAAGAAAGCGGCGGACGGGCAAAAAGAAAACAACTGAGAAACCAAAGAAGAATTTGTTTGATTTCATGGATTCTTTTGATTGAGTGGAAGTTCGCCCTTTCAGGGTGAGGGATCCTGTCTCTGGAAGATACAGTAAGAAGGTCAAAGAGATAAAAAGCAAGATTCCCATCAGAAGCCCACGAAGCAGCACTTAATTCTACCCGTCCTCATAAGACTTTTTTGTCAGAGAATCCGTGTCTGATTTTGAAAGATACGATAATTGCTGTGGCATGATGATGTCACCGACGAAGTACTCGAGACTCCAACAGGTACTTGACAAGTATGGGCTTTATGTGTACGATGTGGCGGATATATTAGAGAAAGCCTTGGGAAATTAAGGAAGAGGAAATAAAAAATGAAATCATCGAAGCCTGGATTTAGTTTAATCTTTTTCCATTATCTTGTAATACCCGCTTCTCGGCTGGTAAACTTCCTCTGATTCCATGAGTTCCTTGAGCATCTCTTCAACTTCAACCCGCTTAAAGCCTAACTGCTGAACATCTTCAATAATGTCTTCTTTTGGTGTCCCCCAATCACCGGAGGCCTGGCGCCGCTCAATTGCCTCTAAAACCTTCTGCTTTAACTTCAGCTGCCTCGATGACCGCCCGATCTCAAGTATCGTAACGTCAACGTTGCCTTCCTCGTCAATTGCCGCTCTCTGGAGGGAGTACTCGAGCAGACTCACAGCCACCTCAAAGTCCTCCTTCGTCACCGTATCGTGAAGATGCATTCTTGCGTGAGCCTCAGCGAGCCTCAAAACCGCCTCTAGCTGTCTTGGCGTTACCGAAAAGCCCTCACTGTTCTTCAGCCTCTTCCTCAGCTTCAGGTAATACTCCTGAATTTCCTCATTCAGCTGGGGGTCGAGTTTCAGCGTCTTTATCTTCTTCCGAGCGTAAATAATCAACTTCTTGAGGAACTCGGGAGAATATGGGGGCTTAATCCGTTCGCCTTCATACCACCTCTTTAGGATGGCCTCGGCAACCATCTTGTCCTTCTTCTCATCAACTGTGTTTATGAACGTGAATATCAAATCAAACCTGCTCATTAGT of the Thermococcus sp. JdF3 genome contains:
- a CDS encoding DUF1156 domain-containing protein — encoded protein: MERRFIESPRFPIWEVNEKSLKEKGPARPPYWEMVFYWTRKPLVGARAVIAGALLPEDIDENRFKTLIDLNEKTPHRANPKIPAEWEKYFRGKKLLDPFAGFGSIPLEGLRLGLDVTAVELLPTTYVFLKAVLDYPKKFGKPLVKDVERWGNWITEQLKNNPEIRELYDDDVAVYIGTWEVKCPHCDRWTPAIGNYWLARVKDGKGYKRLAYMKPERDGDEVRIRVIDLNEILGDVSKAKVDTKAGEITFEGEVYVRKAREAVKSGKLKEGDFKVEGEKVIFKVPEANISNQQKQLRCLLCGNAIKYADKSGRHYTERVKGTNEFYVKFALKKYHEGDESFARQRLLVKVKVKDRDLIFEPAGKEDNERLWKAKEKVKELLERKDPDVPTEKMQPYGGATLGDIYKVFMSWNNLFNPRQLLTLIKIVKLIREVGKRVEEEKLREGWSDEKAFEYAEAVATYLTATLVHFADYNSVTTGWHSGFWGLIKVVHTFTSRGITMNWNWSDVTPFNRNSGASFWGMHKYTIRSVEYLTATFAPSGQKTLTDLVRDNTVKVLQGDATSLNLGEKFDVIVTDPPYADDVAYTELSDFYYVWLKRALSDSDGRNLVPRFHRTAFFKKIGPKLVEIKTQWQEFAKKEISMYPARFGNKSGKEAKEIAQQHFENLFSQAFVAMRNHLKDDGLLVTYYAHTDPESWANLIEAGWRRAKLQITRAVPIGTESKTSIVSRGKMSLDTSIVAVWRKPAGERKSVQISALKTEMERKAKESAKEFIRYGYAGLDLLYGVMAAVLEEVTKYGEVLSPKGPLPTEEVLNDYVYPATIRGIIEAIAEVEEGQRITSNEAVFYTAYKVLFGNKTLKPNDIILLNLATFTEPNGLIRGGVLKQTGSASKKEFTLYTPDLLGKKALDAKELQKFLYEKGLNPLEPEPRNAIDVLQLLEYHALLGKSRLEEVIEKLRRKWSAEVEEALNIAKLVSEYYTAVYGQLLSPLGGRIKADERDIEKELEKDGHFEVLLMRRLVRSVGGGML